The Thermosynechococcus sp. genome has a segment encoding these proteins:
- the psb32 gene encoding photosystem II repair protein Psb32, with amino-acid sequence MHWQVAWKNGIRYLVLALLASTLWVTPVWATSAIDIPFPGTASGVIDEGNVLSAVTQGSVGRSLQDLSKATGINVHIVTLHRLDYGETPQSFVDDLFNQWFPDPESQANQVIIALDTVTNGTAIHYGDAVAERLKPETAESIVQETMRLPLREGNYNQSVLDTVDRLGKVLKGEPDPGPPVVREVAVEKTYKSKEETDDRSATIIVVALLIAATVIPMVTYFMYQGSS; translated from the coding sequence ATGCATTGGCAAGTGGCTTGGAAAAACGGCATTCGCTACCTTGTGCTGGCACTACTCGCTAGTACCTTGTGGGTCACCCCTGTCTGGGCAACCAGTGCAATCGATATCCCCTTTCCGGGAACAGCGTCCGGGGTCATTGATGAGGGCAATGTGCTCAGTGCCGTCACCCAAGGCAGTGTTGGGCGATCGCTCCAAGACCTCTCCAAGGCAACGGGCATTAACGTTCATATTGTTACATTGCACCGCCTTGACTATGGCGAAACCCCCCAGAGCTTTGTGGACGACCTCTTTAACCAGTGGTTTCCCGATCCTGAGTCCCAGGCTAATCAAGTGATCATTGCCCTCGATACCGTCACCAATGGTACAGCGATTCATTATGGCGATGCCGTGGCCGAGCGCTTGAAGCCTGAGACCGCTGAGAGTATTGTCCAAGAAACGATGCGGCTACCCCTGCGGGAGGGCAACTACAATCAATCGGTACTTGACACCGTTGATCGCCTTGGGAAAGTCCTCAAGGGCGAACCAGATCCAGGACCCCCAGTGGTACGCGAAGTGGCTGTCGAGAAAACCTACAAAAGCAAAGAGGAAACGGACGATCGCTCCGCCACAATTATTGTGGTTGCCCTGCTCATCGCCGCTACAGTGATCCCAATGGTGACATACTTTATGTATCAAGGATCATCGTAG
- the lepB gene encoding signal peptidase I, translated as MLITLLIRVFVAESRFIPSESMEPTLWPGDRIVVEKITYRQRSPQRGDIVVFYTPPLLQTLGYRADQALIKRVIATAGDTVAVHDGRVWVNDRPLDEPYIAEPPIYTLSPITVPENMLFVMGDNRNHSNDSHIWGFLPLENVIGRAIACYWPPNHAGKILSPAT; from the coding sequence GTGCTGATCACGCTCCTGATTCGCGTTTTTGTCGCGGAGTCGCGTTTTATTCCCTCAGAGTCTATGGAGCCGACACTTTGGCCGGGCGATCGCATTGTGGTGGAAAAGATTACCTATCGCCAGCGATCGCCCCAGCGGGGGGATATTGTTGTTTTCTATACCCCACCCCTCTTGCAAACCCTGGGCTATCGTGCTGATCAAGCCCTAATTAAGCGGGTGATTGCAACAGCCGGGGATACCGTTGCCGTGCATGATGGCCGTGTTTGGGTCAACGATCGCCCCCTCGATGAGCCCTACATTGCTGAGCCACCCATTTATACGCTCTCCCCAATCACCGTGCCAGAGAATATGCTTTTTGTTATGGGGGATAACCGCAACCACAGCAATGACTCTCACATCTGGGGATTTTTGCCCCTGGAGAATGTCATTGGTCGGGCGATCGCCTGCTATTGGCCCCCTAACCATGCGGGCAAAATTTTGTCTCCGGCTACCTAG
- a CDS encoding aspartate aminotransferase family protein, with protein MTLPTLADFNLDPFWMPFTANRQFKQSPRLLVSAAGMYYRSIDGREILDGTAGLWCVNAGHCRPEIVSAIAQQAATLDFAPTFQMGHPGPFQVADRLRAITPDPLNHVFFANSGSEAVDTALKIALAYHQLRGEGTRQRLIGRERGYHGVGFGGISVGGIAPNRKFFGSLLAGVDHLPHTHNLEHNAFSKGQPPWGAHLADELERLVALHDPSTIAAVIVEPLAGSTGVLIPPQGYLERLRAICDRYGILLIFDEVITGFGRLGAPFASQYFGVTPDLITVAKGLTNAAVPMGAVIVRDEIYDTFMQGPVGQIEFFHGYTYSGHPLACAAALATLEIYEKDALFERAASLAPYWQEAIHSLRGLPHVIDIRNLGLVAGIELAPRESQAGTRGYDALCRAFEAGLLIRVTGDIIALSPPLIVERSHIDQMVDILSRVLQELP; from the coding sequence ATGACGCTGCCCACCCTTGCGGATTTCAACCTCGACCCCTTTTGGATGCCCTTTACGGCCAATCGCCAGTTCAAGCAAAGCCCGCGGCTCCTCGTTTCGGCAGCGGGGATGTACTACAGGAGTATAGATGGCCGTGAGATTCTCGATGGCACGGCTGGGTTGTGGTGTGTTAATGCCGGGCACTGCCGTCCGGAAATTGTCAGCGCGATCGCCCAACAGGCAGCAACACTGGATTTTGCCCCCACCTTTCAGATGGGACATCCCGGACCCTTTCAGGTGGCCGATCGCCTGCGGGCCATTACCCCTGACCCCCTCAACCATGTCTTTTTTGCTAACTCTGGCTCTGAGGCCGTGGATACCGCCTTAAAAATTGCCCTCGCTTATCATCAGCTGCGGGGGGAGGGGACGCGGCAACGGCTCATTGGGCGGGAGCGGGGCTATCACGGGGTTGGCTTTGGTGGAATTTCCGTGGGGGGAATCGCCCCCAATCGCAAGTTCTTTGGTTCTCTCTTGGCAGGGGTAGATCATTTGCCCCACACCCACAACTTGGAACACAACGCCTTCAGCAAAGGGCAACCCCCTTGGGGGGCACATTTAGCCGATGAGCTAGAACGCCTAGTGGCGCTCCATGATCCCTCAACCATTGCAGCCGTCATTGTCGAACCCCTCGCTGGCTCTACGGGGGTCTTGATTCCACCTCAGGGATATTTGGAACGCCTCCGTGCCATTTGCGATCGCTACGGCATCTTGCTGATCTTCGATGAAGTGATCACGGGCTTTGGCCGTCTCGGTGCCCCCTTTGCCAGCCAATACTTTGGCGTCACTCCAGATCTCATCACAGTTGCTAAGGGTCTCACCAATGCCGCTGTACCCATGGGAGCGGTCATTGTCCGCGATGAGATTTACGATACCTTTATGCAGGGGCCGGTAGGGCAGATTGAGTTTTTCCATGGCTACACCTATTCGGGACATCCCCTGGCCTGTGCCGCTGCCTTAGCAACCCTAGAGATTTACGAGAAAGACGCCTTATTTGAGCGGGCGGCTTCCCTTGCGCCCTATTGGCAGGAGGCCATCCACAGTCTACGGGGTCTTCCCCATGTGATTGATATTCGCAACTTGGGTTTGGTGGCTGGCATTGAATTGGCGCCACGGGAGAGTCAAGCAGGAACACGGGGCTATGATGCCCTCTGTCGGGCCTTTGAAGCGGGACTATTGATTCGTGTCACGGGAGATATTATTGCCCTCTCGCCACCGTTGATTGTGGAGCGATCGCACATTGATCAAATGGTGGACATTTTGAGTCGAGTTCTGCAGGAACTTCCCTAG
- a CDS encoding VOC family protein produces the protein MAQLAIAPVLFHLAFPVNNLADTKAYYIDGLGCEPGRENSHCLIMKLYGHQLVAHVTDEPLLPPQGIYPRHFGLIFLGQADWQNLCNRVIDKGLNFYQPPRTRFANTPLEHQTFFLADPFHNLIEIKHYRHPDAIFGLRDYRKIGDTPLVSTPQP, from the coding sequence ATGGCTCAGTTGGCGATCGCTCCTGTGCTATTTCACCTGGCCTTTCCCGTCAATAATCTCGCCGACACCAAGGCCTACTACATTGATGGGTTGGGCTGCGAACCGGGGCGGGAAAATTCCCACTGCCTGATCATGAAGCTCTACGGTCATCAACTGGTGGCCCATGTCACCGATGAACCCTTGCTGCCCCCTCAAGGAATCTATCCGCGCCACTTTGGCCTAATTTTCTTGGGGCAGGCAGACTGGCAAAACCTCTGCAATCGCGTGATTGACAAGGGGCTGAACTTTTACCAACCACCCCGTACCCGCTTTGCCAATACCCCCTTAGAGCACCAAACCTTTTTTCTTGCAGACCCCTTCCACAACCTGATTGAAATTAAACACTACCGCCACCCAGACGCCATTTTTGGTCTGCGGGATTACCGTAAGATTGGGGATACCCCCCTCGTTTCTACACCGCAACCGTGA
- a CDS encoding glutaredoxin family protein, translating into MSHLILYSKPGCHLCEGLQEKLATLREFTLEVRDITSREDWWQAYQYEIPVLYLVIGTQVISVPRLSPRASVTHIRQRLQELAKGTGSAAAN; encoded by the coding sequence GTGAGTCATCTGATTCTCTACAGCAAGCCGGGCTGTCACCTCTGTGAGGGACTCCAAGAAAAGCTGGCCACCTTGAGGGAATTCACCCTTGAGGTCCGCGACATCACCAGCCGTGAAGATTGGTGGCAGGCCTACCAGTACGAGATTCCTGTCCTCTACCTAGTGATTGGGACCCAAGTGATTTCTGTGCCGCGACTTTCCCCCCGTGCCTCGGTGACCCACATTCGTCAACGCCTCCAGGAATTGGCCAAGGGGACTGGATCAGCAGCGGCCAATTAA